The uncultured Methanomethylovorans sp. genome contains a region encoding:
- a CDS encoding transposase produces the protein MEFRELSDDQWKFIKPHLPPQPITGRKRADDRKVINGILFVLITGCRWGDMPAIYGSQATAWRRLKRWSEEGIWNEIMESLRDSAYQKGKFSLDTVCIDSSFIETKKGEMTPRTTVTRKEKA, from the coding sequence ATGGAATTCAGAGAACTCTCTGATGATCAATGGAAGTTTATAAAGCCACACTTGCCACCACAACCAATTACCGGAAGAAAGAGAGCTGATGACCGTAAGGTCATCAATGGTATTCTCTTTGTTCTGATAACAGGTTGCAGATGGGGAGATATGCCAGCTATTTATGGTTCCCAGGCAACTGCCTGGAGAAGGCTGAAAAGGTGGTCAGAGGAAGGTATATGGAACGAGATAATGGAATCCCTTCGGGATTCCGCTTACCAGAAAGGTAAGTTCTCATTGGATACAGTGTGTATCGATAGCAGTTTCATCGAAACTAAAAAAGGGGAGATGACTCCTCGTACAACGGTCACAAGAAAAGAAAAGGCATAA
- a CDS encoding transposase has translation MHACVSCEGFPLTIQISSGKEHDRQHFIEVMEDIKVKTDGRPRTRPLEVLADAAYDDTEIRQYLRSRAIKSNIPINTRNSKRKKRGRPTRFDEETYYYRGTIERFFAWLKMGFRKLASRYERLNVVFKGLLDIACFLLCWKKV, from the coding sequence ATCCATGCATGTGTAAGTTGTGAAGGTTTTCCACTTACAATCCAAATATCTTCTGGAAAAGAGCACGATAGACAGCACTTCATTGAAGTTATGGAGGATATTAAGGTTAAGACCGATGGAAGACCAAGGACAAGACCTCTTGAAGTTCTGGCAGACGCTGCGTACGACGATACAGAAATCAGGCAGTACTTAAGGTCCAGAGCTATCAAAAGCAACATACCGATCAATACAAGGAACAGTAAAAGAAAGAAAAGAGGAAGACCTACTCGATTTGATGAAGAAACATATTATTACAGAGGAACTATAGAACGATTCTTTGCATGGTTGAAGATGGGATTTAGAAAATTAGCAAGTAGATATGAACGTCTTAATGTGGTTTTCAAAGGATTGTTAGATATTGCATGTTTCCTGTTGTGTTGGAAAAAGGTGTGA
- a CDS encoding disaggregatase related repeat-containing protein, translating into MVKMKGKSKALLYFEIVLFFLILCTGLGSATNSVNVELASQFGGSISTVTFNGKYTYLGQGESLAILNTTDPLHSAEIGRIATSSPIKDIVLSGNYAYVADSKSGFLIIDISNSSAPKLVGSYCTADDAYGVSIAGNYAYVAASQKGLEIININNPAAPTLVGSYDTAGCARDVTLSGNYAYVADDSDGLVIVNVSNPAAPTLAGRYDTAGYAWDVTLSGNHAYVADYYDGLVIVDVSNSSKPKLIGRYNTAGYALGVAVSGNNAYVADGGDGLIMVDLSTPTAPKLAGRYDTAGYAVAVAVSSTCTYVADSSNGLVIVYSSSVINSFDTICYSRDVVVSGNYAYVANVEDGLLTIDVSNSSEPKIAGRYDTAGEAYSVAVSGNYAYVSDCLNGLLIVDVSNQSAPKLVGRYDTDGYALGVAISGDYAYIADGDDGLVIIDISTPASPTLAGSYDSDGYANGVTLLGNYAYIADYNNGLVIVNVSNPTSPTLAGSYDTAGEAEDVTLLGNYAYIADYNNGLVIVDVSNPTSLKLTGSYDTAGEAEGVVVSGNYAYIADGDDGLVIVDISNPASPTLSGGYISEADASKSSAVSGNYVYLADFNNGLVTLKSDVQNNPPVLAEIGNKTVNANSLLSFTISATDLEGDGVTYSATGLPAGSKLNAITGLFTWTPTTIETYTIKFIATANGQTDNETITITVKTSVGSTVSSPPPYDNRLISESPTVVFSTNTYIDIGKDTITARDVMLFDLSSYKTTDTISKATLSLYWYYPSGKTRTSDTVVEVYRPVEWDTKYVSWNNRASGTAWSTAGGNWYDKNGIAQGSIPYASVTFAGTKKPDRKYYEFDVTQLVKEYVSGKYKNTGFFLKAKTESGNYIAFYSVDASNAAMRPKLTITS; encoded by the coding sequence ATGGTCAAGATGAAAGGGAAATCAAAAGCGTTACTTTACTTTGAAATAGTACTATTCTTTTTGATATTATGCACAGGACTTGGTTCAGCTACCAATAGTGTCAATGTTGAATTAGCAAGTCAGTTTGGGGGCTCAATTTCCACTGTTACATTTAATGGAAAATATACATATCTAGGGCAGGGTGAAAGTTTAGCTATTCTGAATACAACAGATCCATTACATTCAGCTGAGATTGGAAGAATTGCAACGTCATCACCTATTAAGGATATTGTTCTTTCAGGGAATTATGCGTATGTAGCTGATTCTAAGAGCGGGTTTTTGATAATTGATATCAGCAATTCATCAGCGCCAAAACTCGTAGGTAGTTATTGTACTGCAGATGATGCATATGGCGTTTCAATAGCAGGAAATTATGCTTATGTGGCTGCTAGTCAGAAAGGACTTGAGATAATAAATATAAATAATCCTGCAGCACCAACACTTGTTGGTAGTTATGATACTGCTGGTTGTGCACGGGACGTTACTTTATCAGGTAATTATGCTTACGTGGCTGATGATTCCGATGGTCTTGTAATAGTCAATGTAAGTAATCCAGCAGCACCGACGCTTGCAGGCAGGTATGATACTGCTGGTTATGCATGGGATGTTACTTTATCAGGTAATCATGCTTATGTGGCTGATTATTACGATGGTTTAGTTATAGTTGATGTAAGTAATTCATCAAAACCAAAACTTATAGGTAGGTATAATACTGCTGGTTATGCACTTGGTGTTGCTGTTTCAGGTAATAATGCTTACGTGGCTGATGGTGGCGATGGTCTTATTATGGTTGATTTAAGTACTCCTACAGCACCAAAACTTGCAGGAAGGTATGATACTGCTGGTTATGCAGTTGCTGTTGCAGTGTCAAGCACCTGTACATATGTGGCAGATAGCAGCAATGGTCTTGTAATAGTGTACAGTTCGTCGGTCATCAATAGTTTTGATACAATTTGCTATTCACGTGATGTTGTTGTATCTGGTAATTATGCTTACGTGGCTAATGTAGAAGATGGTCTATTAACAATCGATGTAAGTAATTCATCAGAACCAAAAATTGCGGGCAGGTATGATACCGCTGGTGAAGCATATAGTGTTGCTGTATCTGGTAATTATGCTTATGTGTCTGATTGTTTAAATGGTCTTTTAATAGTCGATGTAAGTAATCAATCAGCGCCAAAACTTGTAGGCAGGTATGATACTGATGGTTATGCACTTGGTGTTGCTATTTCAGGAGATTATGCTTACATAGCTGATGGTGACGATGGTCTTGTTATAATTGACATAAGTACTCCTGCGTCACCAACACTTGCTGGCAGTTATGATAGCGATGGTTATGCAAATGGTGTTACTTTATTGGGTAATTATGCCTACATAGCTGACTATAACAATGGTCTTGTAATAGTCAATGTAAGTAATCCTACATCACCAACACTTGCTGGTAGTTATGATACTGCTGGTGAAGCAGAAGATGTTACTTTATTGGGTAACTATGCTTACATAGCTGACTATAACAATGGTCTTGTAATTGTCGATGTAAGTAATCCCACATCACTAAAGCTTACTGGTAGTTATGATACTGCTGGTGAAGCAGAAGGTGTTGTTGTTTCGGGTAATTATGCTTACATAGCTGATGGTGACGATGGTCTTGTTATAGTCGATATAAGTAACCCCGCATCACCAACACTTTCAGGCGGTTACATTTCCGAAGCTGATGCTTCTAAAAGTTCTGCAGTTTCAGGTAATTATGTATATCTGGCTGATTTTAATAATGGTCTTGTAACCCTAAAAAGCGATGTCCAGAATAATCCTCCAGTACTCGCTGAAATTGGCAATAAAACCGTCAATGCGAACTCTTTGCTTAGTTTTACTATCTCGGCAACTGACCTCGAAGGAGATGGAGTAACTTATTCTGCTACCGGATTGCCTGCAGGATCCAAACTGAATGCAATAACTGGTTTGTTTACATGGACCCCAACCACTATAGAGACTTATACTATCAAGTTCATTGCAACAGCCAATGGGCAGACAGACAATGAAACAATAACGATTACAGTAAAAACTAGTGTAGGAAGCACCGTATCATCTCCACCTCCATATGACAATAGGTTAATTTCAGAGAGTCCAACTGTCGTATTCTCTACAAACACTTATATTGACATTGGAAAGGACACGATCACTGCCAGAGATGTGATGCTGTTTGATCTGAGCAGTTACAAGACAACTGATACTATATCCAAAGCAACTCTATCATTGTATTGGTACTATCCTTCTGGTAAGACACGTACCTCTGATACTGTAGTTGAGGTATATAGACCAGTAGAATGGGACACAAAGTATGTGAGCTGGAATAATCGTGCTTCTGGCACTGCTTGGAGCACAGCAGGAGGAAACTGGTACGATAAGAATGGAATTGCTCAGGGAAGCATACCATATGCTTCGGTGACATTTGCAGGTACTAAAAAGCCTGATAGAAAGTACTATGAGTTTGATGTCACTCAGTTAGTAAAGGAGTATGTAAGTGGTAAGTACAAGAATACTGGATTCTTCCTGAAAGCAAAGACTGAAAGTGGCAATTACATTGCATTCTATAGTGTCGATGCATCGAATGCTGCAATGAGGCCGAAGTTAACCATAACAAGTTAA
- a CDS encoding lipopolysaccharide core heptose(II) kinase RfaY has translation MLYKDIKRNYISNSECTCNLDLENRGGAAKLRDAFEELGPSFIKLGQMLSRRPDIVPRSYVIELEKLQDKVKPIDFNEMRTSFETGCACNAIGNKNEDTAVNYGPQNILDIFDEFDTKPIASASIGQVYKGVLNGKRIAVKIARPGLIDTINLDLDIIEDMKPLFVRIVGIGNNFDVDAFLREFREVLTAELDYRIEARNMMRFYDNFKDDENVIIPMVHTEYSRESILVMDFIEGVQIKDLKDVNQATRTNYAKLIAASYLKQVYIDGFYHADPHGSNIIVKDGKIAFIDFGAVGKLDNELKRDMLNLFYGVYAGNVEIASDAFLKIGKLRKEDIDIGRFRRDMDELIIAQKYAMGERQSDNYAKIALKYNMSLPSEFSTLEKGLLLIESVCFDLDPKFNLLDAAKPVISKAIWTRYDLKKAFEAIQLEGDKYIETFRNFPAGVNDVIETIRGYRFEKLKESTYKVKRYKLLDRLTKNLFLVVIALISTYLIILGETNTIILGTIGFLASLFLSVLMFQK, from the coding sequence TTGCTTTACAAGGATATAAAACGCAATTATATCTCCAACAGTGAATGCACTTGTAACCTGGACCTGGAAAATCGTGGCGGTGCTGCAAAACTTCGTGATGCATTTGAGGAACTAGGACCCAGTTTCATAAAACTTGGTCAGATGCTAAGCAGACGTCCGGACATTGTGCCCAGATCATATGTAATTGAACTGGAGAAACTGCAGGACAAAGTGAAACCTATCGATTTCAATGAGATGAGAACATCCTTTGAAACTGGATGTGCATGCAATGCTATTGGCAATAAAAACGAAGATACAGCAGTTAACTATGGGCCACAGAACATACTTGACATTTTTGATGAATTTGACACCAAACCCATAGCTAGCGCATCTATTGGACAGGTGTATAAAGGCGTGTTAAATGGCAAGAGAATAGCAGTGAAAATAGCACGCCCAGGACTTATAGACACCATAAACCTTGACCTTGATATCATCGAGGATATGAAACCTCTCTTTGTGAGAATTGTTGGTATTGGCAATAATTTTGATGTAGATGCTTTCCTGAGAGAATTTAGAGAAGTCCTTACCGCCGAACTGGACTACAGAATAGAAGCCAGAAACATGATGAGATTCTATGACAATTTCAAGGATGATGAAAATGTCATAATTCCAATGGTACATACCGAGTACAGCCGTGAGAGCATTCTTGTAATGGATTTCATTGAAGGTGTACAGATTAAGGATCTGAAAGATGTAAACCAGGCTACCCGTACAAATTATGCAAAACTTATTGCTGCAAGTTACCTCAAGCAGGTTTATATCGATGGTTTTTACCATGCAGATCCTCATGGAAGCAATATCATCGTAAAGGATGGAAAAATTGCATTCATTGACTTTGGCGCTGTGGGCAAACTGGACAACGAACTTAAGAGGGATATGCTCAACCTGTTCTATGGAGTATATGCAGGAAATGTTGAAATTGCCTCTGATGCATTCCTCAAGATAGGAAAGTTGCGTAAAGAAGATATCGATATAGGCAGATTCAGAAGAGATATGGATGAATTAATTATCGCACAAAAATATGCTATGGGAGAAAGGCAAAGCGATAATTATGCAAAAATCGCCCTAAAATATAATATGTCTCTGCCAAGTGAATTTTCCACTCTGGAAAAGGGATTGTTGCTTATAGAATCTGTTTGTTTTGATCTTGACCCTAAATTTAATTTGCTTGACGCGGCAAAGCCAGTTATTTCAAAAGCCATATGGACAAGATATGACCTGAAAAAGGCTTTCGAAGCCATTCAGCTTGAAGGAGATAAATATATAGAGACGTTCAGAAACTTCCCTGCAGGTGTCAATGATGTCATTGAGACCATTAGAGGATATAGATTTGAAAAACTGAAGGAAAGCACATACAAGGTGAAAAGATACAAACTGCTGGACAGGCTGACTAAAAACCTGTTCCTGGTAGTGATAGCCCTGATTTCGACATACCTAATAATCCTGGGAGAAACTAATACGATAATCCTGGGAACAATAGGATTTTTAGCATCTCTTTTTTTGAGTGTGCTTATGTTCCAGAAATGA